One part of the Maritimibacter sp. DP1N21-5 genome encodes these proteins:
- a CDS encoding bifunctional 2-polyprenyl-6-hydroxyphenol methylase/3-demethylubiquinol 3-O-methyltransferase UbiG yields MRGRSAVTCKLGGGIVARLWRTITGAKAQEQYDMVSQVQSKAISPFAAGVPAKSKTDLKADWNAYAASYDLLSLYNPAYQDLLLEFKNILPQVGQPEVIYDVGGGTGNYSQIVAKAFPKSAVYLIEPDDGMRHMAKEKLSGLDNVVYIDRPFQEFEAPGEDGPRKADFVICAHALYAMPDPHDRLAELRGLLRPGGMMFLLDLGRPMDVADWRAYLFAHLRKKVGLAKALHIFWQGRQIAKQNKAIFKAQQDNTYWTHSETEIASAVEQAGFEILSQKTAYRGYSDLLLCRAVPLRKD; encoded by the coding sequence ATGCGAGGACGTTCCGCTGTAACGTGCAAATTAGGTGGCGGAATCGTGGCTAGATTGTGGCGAACCATCACCGGGGCAAAGGCGCAGGAGCAATACGATATGGTTTCGCAGGTTCAGTCAAAGGCTATCTCGCCGTTCGCGGCCGGTGTGCCCGCGAAGTCGAAAACGGACCTGAAGGCCGATTGGAACGCCTACGCCGCCTCTTACGACCTTCTGTCGCTCTATAATCCAGCCTATCAGGACCTGCTCTTGGAGTTCAAAAATATTCTCCCGCAGGTCGGACAACCAGAGGTCATCTATGACGTTGGCGGCGGGACCGGCAACTATTCACAGATCGTCGCGAAGGCCTTCCCGAAGAGCGCCGTCTACCTCATCGAACCCGATGACGGCATGCGACATATGGCGAAGGAAAAGCTGTCGGGGCTCGACAACGTGGTCTATATCGACCGCCCCTTCCAGGAGTTCGAAGCCCCGGGCGAAGACGGACCGCGCAAGGCCGACTTCGTGATCTGCGCCCACGCGCTCTATGCCATGCCCGACCCGCACGACCGGCTCGCAGAGTTGCGCGGCCTGCTCCGTCCGGGCGGAATGATGTTCCTCCTCGACCTCGGGCGACCGATGGATGTGGCGGACTGGCGCGCCTATCTCTTCGCGCATCTGCGCAAAAAAGTCGGTCTTGCGAAGGCCCTGCACATTTTCTGGCAGGGTCGCCAGATCGCGAAACAGAACAAGGCAATATTCAAAGCTCAACAAGACAACACTTACTGGACCCATTCAGAAACCGAGATTGCTTCGGCAGTCGAACAGGCCGGGTTTGAAATCCTGAGCCAGAAGACCGCTTACCGCGGCTACAGCGACCTTTTGCTGTGCCGCGCCGTACCGTTGCGTAAAGACTGA